One region of Alcanivorax sediminis genomic DNA includes:
- a CDS encoding helix-turn-helix domain-containing protein codes for MDKRHTELSPQEQMARRESLYQFITEHPGLPLAEVITRTRKELLLTLEEMSRLTSVSVRVIHSIENQQANPTLATAEKLLKPFGLRMGVFR; via the coding sequence ATGGACAAACGCCACACAGAACTCTCCCCCCAAGAGCAAATGGCTCGCAGAGAGTCACTCTACCAATTCATTACCGAACACCCCGGTTTACCTCTGGCCGAAGTCATCACCCGAACCAGAAAAGAGCTGCTGCTCACACTGGAAGAAATGAGCAGACTGACCAGCGTATCCGTGCGGGTGATCCATAGCATCGAAAACCAGCAGGCCAACCCAACCCTTGCCACAGCCGAGAAGTTATTAAAGCCGTTTGGGTTGCGTATGGGGGTATTTCGATAA
- a CDS encoding DUF6160 family protein codes for MKIIHFVSCVVAFGYAISAQAMQPLNDVSLSQVSGQDGIVIDSSFSEASVDRLYLEDGAGVGNAADQTMRVWTNGATLSGDDMGTMLKIDTGSNAGSTGLDLELTASLGTLRTETTQICMGAIAPGNAGANCGSSLGALTVQTASPFHAHLKTTNGLFNEDAPATLSAGLENTNIFITQYDGSQFNQGIIKDFNFSFNGEGYIFVDPARGLVMETRDPANALEMVRVDDLNNPGKKLPGLNLELMYKSNVADPSGDPSPVYSTSGAAGVIRGGISGAVTDASLTFRGVNDSAGAIMGNSYSLGAGAGSAGSASVLGSRGLYLNFQGAFLRSGDNPVVLELAHAGNNAYGIGFGNLSPLLVRTDVTGSNPALNTGLAYLNSGDIYFNLINTQSLLLPENTVLNATKVGGSFLTTAADYQHRVHNESSNPHAIGVAVRGMDFQAIARDSYFIVSNDVTNPADIPSSSGSWGIGLPFHNLDANVALYGLNIGGEERIGTAFALNTQGVSADGSKTTSILLIDGEPNPNDSGNPTNYYMGLRNIDMFMAGYGSLGFSNGQIGIQIDDFDLAIASQFAAGYLPGSKFRSGTDVYAPVDGFTSSDGVLFGINLKLAGSGNVNLVPAPASSTLATNYTRFAGDLTLTSGAIQLVEPVDGTTLGLDNMTGKIGFDNYIRFQKDSVDFHAELALNPEQTSAGVVRFSNVNLYPDSNAAAQRLGEIAISGGNLVSNLNIKPF; via the coding sequence ATGAAAATAATCCATTTTGTTTCGTGCGTGGTGGCATTTGGTTATGCAATATCAGCACAGGCGATGCAGCCATTAAATGATGTGTCGCTAAGTCAGGTGTCCGGCCAGGATGGCATTGTTATTGATTCCTCCTTTAGTGAGGCCAGTGTGGATCGCTTGTATCTGGAAGACGGCGCTGGTGTAGGGAATGCTGCTGATCAAACCATGCGTGTATGGACTAACGGTGCGACCCTGAGCGGTGATGATATGGGCACGATGCTCAAGATCGATACCGGAAGTAATGCTGGTAGCACCGGGCTGGATCTGGAGCTAACCGCTAGCCTGGGTACGTTGCGCACGGAAACAACTCAGATTTGCATGGGGGCTATTGCACCGGGAAATGCCGGTGCGAACTGTGGAAGTTCTCTTGGTGCCCTTACTGTGCAGACCGCATCCCCGTTTCATGCACACCTGAAAACCACAAACGGGTTGTTCAATGAAGATGCTCCTGCAACCCTTTCGGCAGGCTTGGAAAATACCAACATCTTCATCACCCAGTACGATGGCAGCCAGTTTAACCAGGGGATTATCAAAGATTTTAACTTCAGTTTTAATGGCGAGGGCTACATATTTGTTGATCCCGCTCGTGGTCTTGTGATGGAAACGCGGGACCCAGCCAATGCGCTGGAAATGGTCCGTGTTGACGATCTGAATAATCCAGGTAAAAAGCTGCCGGGGCTTAATCTGGAGTTGATGTACAAGAGTAATGTGGCAGACCCCAGCGGCGACCCATCTCCGGTTTATAGTACATCTGGTGCGGCAGGTGTTATCAGAGGCGGGATATCCGGTGCGGTAACCGATGCCAGCCTAACGTTTCGCGGTGTCAATGATAGCGCTGGCGCTATCATGGGTAATAGTTATTCCCTCGGAGCAGGTGCAGGCAGCGCGGGCTCTGCTTCTGTTCTTGGCAGTCGTGGCCTTTACCTGAATTTCCAGGGGGCGTTCCTGCGTAGCGGTGATAACCCTGTGGTGTTGGAGCTGGCTCACGCTGGCAATAATGCTTACGGTATCGGGTTTGGCAACTTGTCGCCTTTGCTGGTGCGTACGGATGTTACCGGGAGTAATCCTGCTCTTAATACGGGGCTGGCTTATTTGAACTCGGGTGATATCTATTTCAACCTGATTAATACCCAGTCATTGCTCCTGCCTGAAAACACGGTATTGAATGCCACCAAGGTCGGCGGTAGCTTCCTTACTACTGCCGCGGATTATCAGCATCGTGTTCATAATGAATCCAGTAATCCCCATGCGATAGGTGTAGCGGTTCGTGGGATGGATTTCCAGGCTATTGCCCGCGATAGTTATTTCATCGTGAGCAATGATGTGACCAATCCTGCAGATATACCATCCTCATCTGGCAGTTGGGGTATCGGTTTACCATTTCACAATCTAGATGCCAATGTGGCGCTGTACGGCTTGAATATCGGTGGCGAGGAACGTATTGGTACAGCTTTTGCGTTGAACACTCAGGGCGTGAGTGCGGATGGCAGTAAAACAACCTCAATTTTGCTTATTGACGGTGAGCCTAACCCTAATGACAGCGGCAATCCGACCAACTATTACATGGGGTTGCGCAATATCGATATGTTTATGGCTGGCTATGGTTCTCTCGGCTTTTCTAATGGTCAAATCGGAATCCAGATTGACGATTTTGATCTGGCCATCGCTTCCCAATTTGCCGCCGGTTACTTGCCGGGTTCCAAGTTTCGATCTGGAACAGATGTTTATGCCCCAGTGGACGGCTTTACCAGTAGTGATGGCGTTCTTTTCGGCATCAATCTCAAGCTGGCGGGGAGCGGTAACGTGAATCTGGTGCCCGCACCAGCCAGCAGCACCCTGGCGACCAATTACACTCGCTTTGCAGGGGATCTAACTCTGACCAGTGGTGCCATTCAGCTTGTTGAACCTGTTGATGGTACAACCCTGGGGCTGGACAATATGACAGGAAAAATCGGCTTTGATAACTATATTCGTTTTCAAAAAGATAGCGTGGATTTCCATGCTGAATTGGCCTTGAACCCCGAGCAGACTTCAGCCGGTGTTGTGCGCTTTTCTAATGTGAATCTCTACCCAGACAGTAATGCCGCTGCACAGCGGCTTGGTGAAATCGCGATTAGCGGTGGTAATCTGGTTAGCAATTTGAATATCAAACCGTTCTGA
- a CDS encoding type II toxin-antitoxin system VapB family antitoxin, with protein sequence MRTTVTIEDELYQQALAMAGPDVGKADLFREAMRTYVRVQAAKRLASLGGTAPDMQDIPRRHSRIERSDDA encoded by the coding sequence ATGCGCACTACCGTGACTATTGAAGACGAACTTTATCAACAGGCCCTGGCGATGGCAGGACCAGATGTGGGTAAGGCGGATCTGTTTCGAGAAGCCATGCGGACTTATGTGCGGGTTCAAGCCGCGAAACGCTTGGCGTCGTTAGGCGGGACTGCGCCTGATATGCAAGACATCCCTCGCCGTCATTCTCGTATTGAACGTAGTGACGATGCATGA
- a CDS encoding type II toxin-antitoxin system VapC family toxin, translating to MSVLVDTSVWVAHFKHTNEALSRLLSNDQVLTHSFILAEIACGTPPAPRHRTLSDLSLLGHANEASMDEVMRFIEHEALYGLGCGLVDIALLASTLITPGCRLWTLDKRLATLADRFGVVYPCVK from the coding sequence ATGAGCGTTTTGGTTGACACCTCAGTTTGGGTTGCACACTTCAAACATACCAACGAAGCACTCTCCAGGTTGCTTTCAAATGACCAAGTGCTGACCCACTCATTTATCCTTGCCGAAATTGCTTGCGGCACACCGCCTGCGCCACGACATCGCACGCTTTCCGACTTGTCTTTGCTTGGCCATGCCAATGAAGCAAGCATGGATGAGGTGATGCGTTTTATTGAGCATGAGGCGCTCTATGGACTGGGTTGCGGCCTGGTAGATATCGCCCTGCTTGCCTCTACGCTGATCACTCCTGGCTGCCGGTTGTGGACACTGGACAAGCGGCTGGCGACATTAGCCGACAGGTTTGGGGTTGTTTATCCCTGCGTAAAATAA
- the hepT gene encoding type VII toxin-antitoxin system HepT family RNase toxin — protein sequence MAAHVLLDYETIPPNTMGETFDRLADLKLIEPELRDNLKRSVGFRNMAVHSYDVLDWRIVYAIATRQLEDFTRFAAAVTPLLNH from the coding sequence ATTGCGGCCCATGTACTGCTGGACTATGAGACGATCCCTCCCAATACCATGGGCGAAACATTCGATCGCCTCGCAGACCTGAAGCTCATCGAGCCTGAGCTGCGTGATAACTTGAAGCGTTCTGTCGGCTTCAGAAACATGGCTGTGCATAGCTACGATGTGCTGGACTGGCGCATTGTCTACGCCATCGCCACTCGACAGCTTGAAGATTTCACCCGCTTCGCCGCAGCAGTAACCCCCCTGCTAAATCACTAA
- the mntA gene encoding type VII toxin-antitoxin system MntA family adenylyltransferase antitoxin, which translates to MSATMESIRNYLQGDSDVCLAYVFGSIATGRANLESDLDVAVSTKTELSPERKAAIVGDLASLTGRPVDLIDLRRAGEPLLGEILRDGRRLKGSHSQHVELVQRHIYNCEDFLPIVRRLLSERRQQWIR; encoded by the coding sequence ATGTCCGCGACCATGGAAAGCATTCGTAACTATCTCCAGGGAGACTCCGATGTCTGTCTGGCCTATGTGTTCGGCTCAATCGCAACCGGTAGGGCGAATCTGGAAAGTGACCTGGATGTGGCGGTCAGCACAAAGACGGAGCTGTCACCGGAGAGAAAGGCAGCGATAGTAGGTGACCTGGCCAGTCTTACCGGTAGGCCTGTGGATTTGATTGACTTGAGGCGTGCAGGTGAGCCGCTATTAGGAGAAATCCTGAGAGATGGCAGGCGCCTCAAAGGCTCTCATAGTCAGCATGTAGAACTGGTGCAACGGCATATTTACAACTGTGAAGACTTTCTGCCGATAGTGCGCCGTTTGCTGTCTGAGCGGAGGCAGCAATGGATTCGCTGA
- the prpF gene encoding 2-methylaconitate cis-trans isomerase PrpF has protein sequence MAHAPQIKIPATYMRGGTSKGVFYSLKDLPEVAQVPGEARDKILLRVIGSPDPYGKHTDGMGGATSSTSKSVILSKSEKADHDVDYLFGQVSIDKPFVDWSGNCGNLTAAVGSFAISNGLVEADRIPENGIAVVRIWQVNIQKTIVAHVPITNGEVQETGDFELDGVTFPAAEVQVDFMDPADGEGAMFPTGNVVDELDVPGVGTFPATMINAGIPTVFVNAEDIGYTGTELQGDINENKDALKMFETIRAYGAKRMGLIENIEEAEARQHTPKVAFVSKPKSYTASSGKQISEGDVDLLVRALSMGKLHHAMMGTAAVAIACASAVPGTLVNLAAGGGERDSVTFGHPSGTLRVGAGAKQVDGQWTATKASMSRSARILMEGNVRIPGDCF, from the coding sequence ATGGCTCATGCACCACAGATTAAAATCCCCGCCACCTACATGCGTGGCGGCACCAGCAAGGGCGTTTTCTACAGCCTCAAGGACCTGCCGGAAGTGGCTCAAGTACCTGGCGAAGCCCGTGACAAGATCCTGCTGCGGGTGATCGGCAGCCCCGACCCCTATGGCAAGCACACCGACGGCATGGGGGGCGCCACCTCCAGCACCAGCAAGAGTGTGATCCTCTCCAAGAGTGAAAAAGCGGATCACGACGTGGACTACCTGTTCGGTCAGGTTTCCATCGACAAGCCGTTCGTGGACTGGAGCGGTAACTGCGGCAACCTGACCGCGGCCGTCGGTTCCTTCGCCATCAGTAACGGCCTGGTGGAGGCGGACCGCATTCCGGAAAACGGCATCGCCGTGGTGCGTATCTGGCAGGTCAACATCCAGAAAACCATCGTCGCGCACGTACCGATTACCAACGGTGAAGTGCAGGAAACCGGTGATTTCGAGCTGGACGGCGTGACCTTCCCGGCGGCAGAGGTGCAGGTGGACTTCATGGATCCGGCAGACGGGGAGGGCGCCATGTTCCCCACCGGGAATGTGGTGGACGAGCTGGACGTTCCCGGCGTGGGCACCTTCCCGGCCACCATGATTAATGCCGGCATCCCCACCGTTTTCGTGAATGCAGAAGATATCGGCTACACCGGTACCGAACTGCAGGGCGACATCAACGAGAACAAGGATGCTCTCAAGATGTTCGAAACCATCCGTGCCTACGGCGCCAAGCGCATGGGCCTGATCGAGAACATCGAAGAAGCGGAAGCCCGCCAGCACACCCCCAAGGTGGCTTTCGTCTCCAAACCTAAGAGCTACACCGCCTCCAGCGGCAAGCAAATCAGTGAGGGGGATGTGGACCTGCTGGTGCGTGCGCTGTCCATGGGCAAGCTGCATCACGCCATGATGGGCACCGCGGCAGTAGCCATCGCCTGTGCGTCTGCCGTCCCGGGCACCCTGGTGAACCTGGCAGCAGGTGGCGGAGAGCGTGACAGCGTCACCTTCGGCCACCCCTCCGGCACCCTGCGAGTTGGCGCCGGTGCCAAGCAAGTAGATGGCCAGTGGACCGCCACCAAAGCCAGCATGAGCCGCAGCGCCCGTATCCTCATGGAAGGCAACGTCCGCATCCCCGGCGACTGCTTCTAA
- the acnD gene encoding Fe/S-dependent 2-methylisocitrate dehydratase AcnD, translating to MNTEYRKQLPGTQLDYFDTRAAVDAIQPGAYDKLPFTSRILAEQLVRRCNPEDLTDSLKQLIERKRTMDFPWYPARVVCHDILGQTALVDLAGLRDAIAEAGGDPSKVNPVVPTQLIVDHSLAVEHPGFEKDAFQKNREVEERRNEDRFHFINWTKTAFDNVDVIPPGNGIMHQINLEKMSPVVQVRDGVAFPDTCVGTDSHTPMVDALGVISVGVGGLEAENVMLGNPSMMRLPDIVGVELTGKLKPGITGTDLVLALTEFLRRERVVGAYLEFYGEGADSLSVGDRATIANMTPEYGATAGMFFIDGQTIDYLKLTGREDEQVALVEAFAKETGLWADSLKTAEYERVLHFDLSQVERNLAGPSNPHALLPVSELGSRGIAKEWQEGLKEEEGLMPDGAVIIAAITSCTNTSNPRNIIGAGLLARNANKLGLVRKPWVKSSLAPGSKTVKMYLEESGLLPELQQLGFDVVAFACTTCNGMSGALDPKIQKEVIDRDLYATAVLSGNRNFDGRIHPYAKQAFLASPPLVVAYAIAGTMRFDIEKDALGKDQDGNPIYLKDIWPSDEEIDAIVKSAVKPEQFRKTYIPMFEKKGDGARAASPLYDWRPQSTYIRRPPYWEGNMAGQREMKGMRPLAILPDNITTDHLSPSNAILLDSAAGAYLHKMGLPEVDFNSYATHRGDHLTAQRATLANPKLFNEMCRDENGEVIQGSLARVEPEGQQMRMWEAIETYMERKQPLIIVAGADYGQGSSRDWAAKGVALAGVEVIAAEGFERIHRTNLIGMGVMPLQFEEGTTRKTLKLDGTEIYDVEGEIAPRGTMTLVITRQNGEVERVPMICRLDTAEEVSVYTNGGILQKFAKEFMAEAG from the coding sequence ATGAACACTGAATATCGCAAGCAGCTTCCCGGCACCCAGCTGGACTACTTCGACACCCGTGCGGCTGTCGACGCCATCCAGCCTGGGGCCTATGACAAACTTCCCTTCACCTCGCGCATCCTGGCTGAACAGCTGGTGCGTCGCTGCAACCCTGAGGATCTGACCGATTCTCTCAAGCAGCTGATCGAACGCAAGCGCACCATGGATTTTCCGTGGTACCCGGCGCGCGTGGTGTGTCACGACATTCTTGGTCAGACCGCACTGGTCGATCTGGCGGGTCTGCGTGATGCCATCGCCGAAGCCGGTGGTGACCCCTCCAAAGTCAATCCGGTAGTGCCGACCCAGCTGATCGTGGATCACTCTCTGGCAGTAGAGCACCCGGGTTTTGAAAAAGACGCGTTTCAGAAAAACCGTGAGGTGGAAGAGCGCCGCAACGAGGATCGCTTCCATTTCATCAACTGGACCAAGACCGCGTTTGATAACGTGGACGTGATTCCGCCCGGCAACGGCATCATGCACCAGATCAACCTGGAGAAGATGTCTCCAGTGGTGCAGGTGCGTGATGGTGTCGCCTTCCCTGATACCTGTGTGGGTACCGACAGCCATACCCCTATGGTCGACGCCCTGGGTGTGATCTCCGTTGGTGTAGGTGGTCTGGAAGCTGAAAACGTAATGCTGGGTAACCCGTCCATGATGCGTCTGCCTGACATCGTCGGGGTGGAGCTGACCGGCAAGCTGAAGCCTGGCATCACCGGTACGGACCTGGTACTGGCCCTCACCGAATTCCTGCGCCGTGAGCGCGTGGTCGGCGCGTATCTGGAGTTCTACGGTGAAGGTGCAGACAGTCTGTCCGTGGGTGACCGGGCCACCATTGCCAACATGACCCCGGAATACGGTGCCACTGCGGGCATGTTCTTCATCGATGGCCAGACCATCGATTACCTGAAGCTGACCGGCCGTGAAGACGAGCAGGTGGCGCTGGTAGAAGCGTTCGCCAAGGAAACCGGCCTGTGGGCCGACAGCCTTAAGACGGCGGAGTACGAGCGCGTCCTGCACTTTGACCTGTCCCAGGTTGAGCGTAACCTGGCGGGCCCGTCCAATCCGCACGCACTGCTGCCGGTATCCGAGCTGGGTAGCCGTGGCATTGCTAAAGAGTGGCAAGAAGGGTTGAAGGAAGAAGAGGGCTTGATGCCGGATGGCGCGGTGATCATTGCCGCCATTACCAGCTGTACCAATACCTCCAACCCGCGCAATATCATTGGCGCTGGCCTGCTGGCTCGTAATGCCAACAAGCTGGGCCTGGTGCGCAAGCCCTGGGTAAAAAGCTCCCTGGCGCCCGGTTCCAAGACCGTGAAAATGTATCTGGAAGAATCCGGTCTGCTGCCCGAACTGCAGCAGCTGGGCTTCGACGTGGTGGCCTTCGCCTGTACTACCTGTAACGGTATGTCCGGTGCGCTGGATCCCAAGATCCAGAAAGAGGTGATCGACCGCGACCTGTACGCGACCGCGGTACTGTCCGGTAACCGTAACTTCGACGGTCGTATTCACCCCTATGCCAAGCAGGCGTTCCTGGCGTCTCCGCCGCTGGTGGTGGCCTACGCCATTGCGGGCACCATGCGCTTCGACATCGAGAAAGATGCGCTGGGCAAGGATCAAGACGGCAACCCGATCTACCTGAAGGACATCTGGCCTTCTGACGAAGAGATCGATGCCATCGTGAAGTCCGCGGTGAAGCCGGAGCAGTTCCGCAAGACCTACATACCCATGTTCGAGAAGAAGGGTGACGGTGCGCGCGCAGCCAGCCCGCTGTATGACTGGCGTCCGCAGTCCACCTACATCCGTCGTCCTCCCTACTGGGAGGGCAACATGGCAGGTCAGCGTGAAATGAAAGGTATGCGCCCTCTGGCGATCCTGCCGGACAACATCACCACCGATCACCTGTCGCCTTCCAACGCTATCCTGTTGGACAGCGCTGCGGGTGCCTACCTGCACAAGATGGGCCTGCCGGAAGTGGACTTTAACTCTTACGCAACCCACCGCGGCGACCACCTTACCGCCCAGCGTGCCACCCTCGCGAACCCGAAACTGTTCAACGAGATGTGCCGTGACGAGAACGGTGAAGTGATCCAGGGTTCCCTGGCCCGCGTAGAGCCTGAAGGCCAACAGATGCGGATGTGGGAAGCCATTGAAACCTATATGGAGCGCAAGCAGCCGCTGATCATCGTGGCCGGTGCCGATTACGGTCAGGGTTCCTCCCGTGACTGGGCTGCCAAGGGCGTAGCTCTTGCCGGTGTGGAAGTGATTGCCGCTGAAGGTTTCGAGCGCATTCACCGTACCAACCTGATCGGCATGGGCGTGATGCCCCTGCAGTTCGAGGAAGGCACCACCCGCAAGACCCTGAAGCTGGACGGTACCGAAATCTACGACGTGGAGGGTGAGATCGCTCCCCGTGGCACCATGACCCTGGTGATCACTCGCCAGAACGGTGAGGTAGAGCGCGTACCAATGATCTGCCGTCTGGATACCGCGGAAGAAGTGTCCGTTTACACCAACGGCGGCATCCTGCAGAAATTCGCCAAAGAATTTATGGCGGAAGCGGGCTAA
- the prpC gene encoding bifunctional 2-methylcitrate synthase/citrate synthase has product MAEGKKLSGAGLRGQVAGKTALSTVGVSGSGLTYRGYDVKDLAENCEFEEVAHLILKGALPTQAELAAYKTKLKGLRGLPQALKEVLERIPADAHPMDVIRTGCSMLGNLEQEDTTVMGVFPNQEEAIDRMLACFPSIICYWYRFSHDGVRVDENTDDDSIGAHFLHMLRGEKPNELHERVMNVSLILYAEHEFNASTFTARVCASTLSDIHSCITAAIGSLRGPLHGGANEAAMDMIEKFTSADHAEQEMMGMLERKEKIMGFGHAIYSTSDPRNAIIKEWSEKLAADVGDTVLYPVSVRCEEVMWREKKLFCNADFFHASAYHFMGIPTKLFTPIFVMSRLTGWAGHVMEQRADNRIIRPSAEYTGEDLRTVTPIAERG; this is encoded by the coding sequence ATGGCAGAAGGCAAAAAGCTCTCAGGCGCAGGCCTGCGTGGCCAGGTCGCAGGTAAAACCGCTCTTTCTACTGTAGGTGTTTCCGGCTCAGGCCTGACCTACCGCGGTTACGACGTTAAAGACCTGGCGGAAAACTGCGAATTCGAAGAAGTGGCACACCTGATCCTGAAGGGCGCGCTGCCCACTCAGGCTGAACTGGCTGCCTACAAGACCAAGCTGAAAGGGCTGCGTGGCCTGCCTCAGGCACTGAAAGAAGTGCTGGAGCGCATCCCGGCTGACGCTCACCCGATGGACGTGATCCGTACCGGTTGTTCCATGCTGGGCAATCTGGAGCAGGAAGACACCACCGTCATGGGCGTGTTCCCGAACCAGGAAGAAGCCATCGACCGCATGCTGGCCTGCTTCCCGTCCATCATCTGCTACTGGTACCGTTTCAGCCACGATGGCGTTCGTGTTGACGAAAACACCGATGACGATTCCATCGGCGCACACTTCCTGCACATGCTGCGCGGCGAGAAGCCTAACGAGCTGCATGAACGGGTTATGAACGTGTCCCTGATCCTGTATGCAGAGCACGAATTCAACGCGTCCACTTTCACTGCACGTGTGTGTGCCTCCACTCTGTCCGACATTCACAGCTGCATAACTGCAGCTATTGGCTCCCTTCGTGGTCCGCTGCACGGTGGTGCCAACGAGGCTGCCATGGACATGATCGAGAAGTTCACTTCAGCCGATCATGCCGAGCAGGAAATGATGGGCATGCTGGAGCGCAAGGAAAAGATCATGGGCTTTGGTCACGCGATCTACAGCACTTCCGATCCGCGTAATGCCATCATCAAGGAATGGTCCGAGAAGCTGGCCGCGGACGTGGGCGACACCGTGCTGTACCCGGTTTCCGTGCGTTGTGAAGAGGTGATGTGGCGTGAGAAGAAGCTGTTCTGTAATGCCGATTTCTTCCATGCCTCTGCCTATCACTTCATGGGCATCCCGACCAAGCTGTTCACGCCAATCTTCGTGATGAGCCGCCTGACGGGTTGGGCTGGCCACGTGATGGAGCAGCGTGCGGACAACCGCATCATCCGTCCGAGCGCCGAGTACACCGGTGAAGATCTGCGCACGGTAACCCCGATCGCAGAACGCGGCTAA
- the prpB gene encoding methylisocitrate lyase, translating into MSANLTAGGRFRKALAEEKPLQIMGTINAYAAMMAEQTGYRAIYLSGGGVANASYGMPDLGMTSMNDVLEDVRRISSAVETPLLVDIDTGWGGAFNISRTVKEMIKAGAGAVHLEDQVAQKRCGHRPNKEIVSQAEMVDRVKAAVDGKIDDDFFIIARTDAFQMEGLESAVERAKACIEAGADGIFAEAVHTLEDYKAFKEGLGDVPLLANITEFGATPLFTREELAEAGADMILYPLSAFRAMNKAALAVYQSIRENGHQKDVVDIMQTRMELYDFLNYHDYEQKLDALFAQNKG; encoded by the coding sequence ATGTCAGCAAACCTGACCGCCGGCGGCCGCTTCCGTAAAGCGCTCGCGGAAGAAAAGCCCCTTCAAATCATGGGTACTATCAATGCCTACGCGGCGATGATGGCCGAGCAAACCGGTTACCGTGCTATCTACCTGTCTGGTGGTGGTGTGGCCAACGCCAGCTACGGCATGCCTGACCTGGGCATGACCAGCATGAACGATGTGCTGGAAGACGTGCGTCGTATCTCCAGCGCTGTGGAAACGCCGCTGCTGGTGGACATTGATACCGGTTGGGGTGGGGCGTTCAACATCTCCCGCACCGTGAAGGAAATGATCAAGGCCGGCGCGGGTGCGGTTCACCTGGAAGATCAGGTTGCCCAAAAGCGTTGCGGGCACCGCCCGAATAAGGAAATCGTTTCCCAGGCAGAAATGGTGGACCGTGTTAAAGCTGCCGTTGATGGCAAGATCGACGATGATTTCTTCATCATCGCGCGTACCGATGCATTCCAGATGGAAGGTCTGGAGTCTGCGGTAGAGCGTGCCAAGGCCTGTATCGAAGCCGGCGCAGACGGCATCTTCGCTGAAGCCGTACACACCCTGGAAGATTACAAGGCGTTCAAGGAAGGTCTGGGCGACGTCCCGCTGCTGGCCAATATCACCGAATTTGGTGCCACTCCTCTGTTCACCCGTGAAGAGCTGGCTGAAGCCGGTGCGGACATGATCCTGTATCCGCTTAGCGCCTTCCGTGCCATGAACAAGGCTGCACTGGCCGTGTACCAGAGCATTCGCGAAAACGGTCACCAGAAAGACGTGGTGGACATCATGCAGACTCGTATGGAGCTGTACGATTTCCTCAACTACCACGACTACGAGCAGAAACTGGACGCTCTGTTCGCCCAGAACAAGGGCTGA
- a CDS encoding GntR family transcriptional regulator — translation MSATSPDSLSENQARTLADQVFARLQDDIVRGEIPPGTKVSETELATRYGVSRGPLREAIRRLESRKLLERVAHVGTRVASLSFDDLIEIYHVREALEGMAARLAAECMTRAEVRGLYDVLSQHEQQQDLREDTAYFQREGDLDFHYRIIQGSHNATLSQMLIGELYHLVRMYRYQFSSVANRPQKALNEHRRIVEAIEAGDGEMAELLMRRHISSARKNIESQYAAHKAENLKSDQ, via the coding sequence ATGTCTGCTACCTCTCCAGACTCTTTATCGGAAAACCAGGCACGAACCCTTGCCGACCAGGTATTTGCCCGGCTGCAGGACGATATTGTGCGTGGAGAGATTCCTCCCGGTACCAAAGTCAGCGAAACCGAGCTGGCCACCCGCTACGGTGTCAGCCGCGGCCCCCTGCGCGAAGCCATCCGTCGTCTTGAATCCCGCAAGCTGCTTGAACGCGTGGCCCATGTGGGCACCCGCGTTGCCTCCCTCAGCTTTGATGACCTGATCGAGATTTATCACGTCCGTGAGGCGCTGGAAGGCATGGCGGCCCGTTTAGCCGCCGAATGTATGACCAGGGCAGAAGTCCGCGGACTCTACGATGTGCTGAGCCAGCACGAGCAACAACAGGATCTTCGTGAAGATACCGCCTACTTCCAGCGTGAAGGGGACCTGGATTTTCACTACCGCATTATTCAGGGTAGCCACAACGCGACGCTTAGCCAGATGCTGATCGGCGAGCTCTACCATTTGGTGCGCATGTATCGCTACCAGTTCAGCTCCGTTGCCAACCGCCCGCAAAAAGCACTCAACGAACATCGTCGTATTGTCGAGGCCATTGAAGCCGGAGATGGCGAGATGGCGGAGCTGCTGATGCGCCGCCATATCAGCAGTGCCCGCAAGAATATTGAAAGCCAATATGCCGCCCACAAGGCGGAGAATCTGAAATCGGATCAATAG